The genome window TGACAAACGGCTGCCTCGGAAAATCCGTcacttgtttttgtttctgttcGTCAAACGTTGTTTCATCATTTTTCTGGTTCTGATTCGGTTTCTGTCCAATGACCACCATACCGCCTTATCAGGAGGCGGTTCAGATAAATGCTTGACCGTAACTTGGGTGGGAATTCCGACCCGACACCGGATACCAGAAACAGCAACTGAAACGGTCTGTAATTTTTCTCCTTATTGTTGTCTGGTTTCTTTTCAGTTTCCTTAATCTTTTGATTTGATTCCAATTGATGTCAGGTTGATCAGATTTTTGGGTCAGGGTCAGGATTCGACGTGGATTGGCTCATTTGGATATTTCTGCATCCAATAAAAGAGAAattaaagtttgaattttggctCAGGGTACGTAGTTATTGGTTAATTTGATGaaaaccctttaattaatttcaattttcttaatttattttcttaattaatcTCAAATTAGATGaaacaattttgtatttttgggttttgatgtaTGGTTGTAAAGTTGTAATCTTGATGATCAAATGTAATTAAAACCTTTGTTTTCGTTTCGTGTGTTTGTTTTTGGTTGTATTGGCAGAGGATCTTGAGAATTTGATCGGAGTTTGGTTGCTTGATTTCTGTCCGGATTGCTGTCTGTATCGGGAAGTTTTTCGCTGTGTGAGCCGGAATGGAACAATTCCGGCATATTGGAGAGGTTTTGGGAAGTATGAAGGCTCTGATGATGTTGAGAGATGAGATTCTGATCAATCAATGCCAGTGCTGTTTGTTGCATGATGTGTTCACGTTGGCGTTTGACACGATCGGAGAGGAGATCCAGTTGAACCTAAAACTCGAAGAGAAGAAGACGAAATGGAAAGCCCTCGAGCAGCCTCTGAGGGAGCTGCACAGGGTTTTCAAGGAAGGGGAGCTTTATATGCGGCATTGCATGGATGTGAAAAACTGGTGGGGCAAAACAATCCTCCTCCATCAGAACAAGGACTGCGTCGAATTTCACATCCACAACTTGTTCTGCCACTATGCAGCCGTGATTGAGGCGATTGAGAATGCTGGAGAGATTGCGGGGCTCGATCAGGAGGAGATGCACAAGAAGAGGGTTCTGCTCACGAGGAAGTATGACAGGGAGTGGAATGACCCCAAACTTTTCCAATGGAGATTTGGGAAGCAGTATTTGGTCCCGAAGTTGATTTGCAACAGGTTGGAGAGTGCTTGGAGGGAAGATAGATGGCGGCTTGTTGAAGCTCTTAAGGTGAAAAAGATTTCAGGATCCTTTGGTTCAACGAGGAATGAGCAGCAGCTTGGAGACTTGCTGCTCAAGAAACTGAGTGGGTCGGAAACCTTAAATGGGAAGCTCTTTCCGAGCTCAATCTTATTGGGATCAGCGGATTACCATGTTAGGCGGCGGTTAGGAGGGGGAACGCAGTACAAGGAGATCCAGTGGTTGGGCCAGAACTTTGCCATGAGACACTTCTTTGGGGATATTGAACCTTTGAATTCGGAGATTTCAACTCTTCTCACACTTTCCCACCCCAATGTGCTGCAGTACCTTTCCGGGTTTTATGACGAGGAAAAGAAGGAATGCTTTCTTGTTATGGAGTTGATGAACAAGGATCTGCGCTGCTACATGAAGGAAAACTGTGGCGCAAGAAGGCAGGTTTTGTTTTCACTCCCGGTAGTGGTTGATATCATGCTTCAGATTGCAAGAGGCATGGAATATCTCCACTCTAGGAAGATCTACCATGGGGAGTTGAACCCTTTGAATGTCTTTCTTAAGGCAAGGAGCTGCACAGAAGGCTATTTTCATGTAAAAGTCTCAGGTTTTGGTTTATCATGCGTGCGCAAACCTACTTATCGAAAATCACAGCAGCAGAACGAAATCAACCCTTTGATTTGGTGTGCCCCGGAAGTCCTAGCTGAGCAAGAGCAACCAGGAAACAAAGGTCGTTCCAAATACACGGAGAAAGCAGACGTATACAGCTTCGCGATGCTTTGCTTTGAGCTCTTGACTGGGAAAGTTCCTTTCGAAGATTCACATCTTCAAGGGGACAAGATGAGTAACACTATAAGAGCAGGAGGGAGGCCTCTCTTCCCATACCCTTCACCAAAATACCTTGTCAATTTAACCAAGAGATGCTGGCACAGTGACCCGTCTCAGCGCCTGAGCTTCTCATCCATCTGTCGCGTTTTGCGCTACATAAAGAAGTTCCTTACTCTGAACCCCGACGATGATCAGCCTATACTGCAATCCCCTCCTACGGATTACTGCGAGATAGAGTCATGGTTCCTGAAGAATAGTTCAGCTGCCGGGTACGCTGATTTATCCTCAATATCGCAACTTCCATTCCAAATGTTCTCTTACCGGCTTGGGGAGAAGGAGAAGACTAGCCCTGGCATCATGAGAATCAGGAGTCTGGATTCCATAAGTGATACAACATCCGCAAATTTCAAGCAAGAATCTCCGAATGGCAACGTTGACACTATGTCCATTGCAGAAGATCCATTCGTACCACTAAGCGAAACAAGGTCCGTCTGTTTTGATGTGAGGTCCTCTTATGATCTAAGGTCAGTTTGTTCAGAGGCTCCAATGAAGAGAACTCTCACTGCGAAGAAACGTCAAGAGGCGATGGCTAGAAAAGCCTCAGGTCAGCCAATAATTCCACCTCAATTCATTTCTGTACTCGTAAGAAATACCGATCAGCAGATTACCTTAAGCCCTAGGGCTTCTGCACTTTCACCATTAACAATCTTTGACTGGAAAAATGTTGTTCAGGTTACACACGGACATCAAAAACACCAACAACACCAAGACTCTCAACGCCAAGGCTTCCGTCGCCAAGATTTCCATCCCCAAAACTTCCGCCACCAAAACTCGCTTCACCGAAACTTCCACCAGCAAAGCTTTCGGTTCCAGCAAAACCATGTCTACGCGGTATGAAGACAAACCAAAGCCCTCCACTGCCGAGTCCTATGAGCACAAAGAGTAGTGCGAGCGGAAGCAGGCACAGAACGGGCGGACACGTCTCGGATTCGGAGATACATTAGGCGTCTTTTGGTTCACATCACATATTTGACACCAGAAACTTTGCTGGCGTCGAATAGAGTTTAgcaaactgtaaaaaaaaaaaaataacacgaTATATTTCAATCAAGTACACATCAGTTTTTGTTCCCCTCCATTTAACAAAAATTCTAGTTCCTTTTTAGAAGCAGTGACTCCTTGTCTCTCTTTATctgtaaaatttaaatttcttaccGTCATAGGTATATGA of Malus sylvestris chromosome 6, drMalSylv7.2, whole genome shotgun sequence contains these proteins:
- the LOC126625953 gene encoding uncharacterized protein LOC126625953 → MEQFRHIGEVLGSMKALMMLRDEILINQCQCCLLHDVFTLAFDTIGEEIQLNLKLEEKKTKWKALEQPLRELHRVFKEGELYMRHCMDVKNWWGKTILLHQNKDCVEFHIHNLFCHYAAVIEAIENAGEIAGLDQEEMHKKRVLLTRKYDREWNDPKLFQWRFGKQYLVPKLICNRLESAWREDRWRLVEALKVKKISGSFGSTRNEQQLGDLLLKKLSGSETLNGKLFPSSILLGSADYHVRRRLGGGTQYKEIQWLGQNFAMRHFFGDIEPLNSEISTLLTLSHPNVLQYLSGFYDEEKKECFLVMELMNKDLRCYMKENCGARRQVLFSLPVVVDIMLQIARGMEYLHSRKIYHGELNPLNVFLKARSCTEGYFHVKVSGFGLSCVRKPTYRKSQQQNEINPLIWCAPEVLAEQEQPGNKGRSKYTEKADVYSFAMLCFELLTGKVPFEDSHLQGDKMSNTIRAGGRPLFPYPSPKYLVNLTKRCWHSDPSQRLSFSSICRVLRYIKKFLTLNPDDDQPILQSPPTDYCEIESWFLKNSSAAGYADLSSISQLPFQMFSYRLGEKEKTSPGIMRIRSLDSISDTTSANFKQESPNGNVDTMSIAEDPFVPLSETRSVCFDVRSSYDLRSVCSEAPMKRTLTAKKRQEAMARKASGYTRTSKTPTTPRLSTPRLPSPRFPSPKLPPPKLASPKLPPAKLSVPAKPCLRGMKTNQSPPLPSPMSTKSSASGSRHRTGGHVSDSEIH